Within the Catalinimonas niigatensis genome, the region AAGCAGAGGGTGCCGATGAAAATGAAGTCATTGTGAATGAACAGCTTATCCAATACTTTAATCTAGGAAATCAGAAGCCTGAGCAGGCGCTCGGAGAGATCGTGGATATTGACAATAAGCAGTTAACGATTGTAGGCGTAGTGAAGGATTTTCATTATGGAACATTGTCAGACAAAATTCAGCCTACGGTTTTTCGTCATGTGACGGATAAAGATTATGGTTTTATCAATGTAAAAATTCAGACCGAGGACTGGGCTTCCACTTTTACTGCCATAGAAAAAATCTGGAAAAAGATAGAGCCTGTTCATCCTTTACAGGCCACCCTCTACGACGATCAGATTGAGCAGGCCTACCGTCAGTTTGTAGTGATGGTGAAGGTAATCGGCTTCATTGCATTTCTGGCCGTTTGTATCGCTTCTATGGGCTTATTTGGCATGGTGGTTTTTACTACAGAAACCCGGATGAAAGAGATCAGTATCCGCAAAGTACTGGGAGCCAGTGAGGGAAATCTGCTTTTTCTGTTGAGCAGGAGCTTTCTCTTGCTGCTACTGCTTTCCGCGCTCATTGCCATTCCTACTACCTATCTCTTTTTTGACAAAGTAGTATTGGTCAACTTTGCCTATCATCAACCCATACAGATTGGTGAGTTGCTGGTGGGTGTTTTGATACTCATGCTGCTGGCCTGTCTCATGGTAGGATCTCAAACTTTAAAAGTAGCTCAAAGTAATCCTGCCGAAGTATTGAAAAATGAGTGAGCTATTTCTTAATTGCTATGCTTCAATTATTGTATTTACATAAATATGACATGATGCACTATTCATTTTCCTAAAGCTTGAGTTACAATCTGGCCATTTTCATTACCAATAAAGTGAAGTAATGTTTAAATATTATTTACACTTTAACCCCTAATGTTATGGCAAAGTCTGAAAAAAAGAGAGTCATCATCACGTTTAAGTCCAAAGACAAACGTGCTGACAAGACCGAAGACAAGGTAGATATTGTAAGAAATACAGTGTCTTCTGATACGTATTTCTTTAATGCGAATGACTGGTCGCGTGGACAGGCGGTGCCTTCCGGTATGCCTACCGAGCAGATTGGGTATGATGTCAATCTGTATGAAGCTCCTATTGTAATGGGGTCTTTTACAGAGGAGGAAATCAAAAAGCTAAAAAAGAATGATAACATTGCCAAGATAGAAGATGATGGCAGGGTCTATGCCATGCATAATCATTCTCAGTTTTCTCATCTTCAATATGAAGGACAACCCATAGTCCAATCGGAAACTATACCGGAAGGTGTCAATCAGATTAAAGCCCCTAATGCCTGGCAAGCCACTCAGGCTATGGGTATCAAAGTAGCGATACTGGATACGGGTATTGACTATGAGCATCCTGACCTTAAAGAAAACTACAAGTTCGGTGTCAGTTTTATAGAAGATGAGAGCAGTCCCATGGATTTTAATGGTCATGGCACACATTGCGCCGGAACTGTAGCCGCAGCCATCAATGGAGAAGGCGTAGTTGGTGTAGCCCCTTCTGCCTATCTCTATGCCGTCAAAGTACTGAGCCGAACCGGTTCCGGAGCCTGGAGTAGTTTGATTGCAGGCATTGACTGGTGTATCAACAAAAAGAATATGGATATCATCAGCATGAGCCTGGGAGGGACCACTGCTCCATCGGCAGTTGAAGATATCTGTCAGGCAGCCTGGGACAAGGGAGCTATTCTGGTAGCTGCTGCTGGTAACCACAATGGAGAAGTCATTGCCCCCGCCCGTTATCCCAGTGTAATTGCGGTCAGCGCTATTGATGGTAGTAATGCCAAAGCCTCCTTCAGTTGTTTTGGACCTGAAGTAGAGTTGTGCGCGCCCGGTGTGCAGGTATTGTCT harbors:
- a CDS encoding S8 family peptidase; translation: MAKSEKKRVIITFKSKDKRADKTEDKVDIVRNTVSSDTYFFNANDWSRGQAVPSGMPTEQIGYDVNLYEAPIVMGSFTEEEIKKLKKNDNIAKIEDDGRVYAMHNHSQFSHLQYEGQPIVQSETIPEGVNQIKAPNAWQATQAMGIKVAILDTGIDYEHPDLKENYKFGVSFIEDESSPMDFNGHGTHCAGTVAAAINGEGVVGVAPSAYLYAVKVLSRTGSGAWSSLIAGIDWCINKKNMDIISMSLGGTTAPSAVEDICQAAWDKGAILVAAAGNHNGEVIAPARYPSVIAVSAIDGSNAKASFSCFGPEVELCAPGVQVLSIRAGGGYVRFNGTSMACPHVSGAAAIAKGTHRYASNVSIRRLLAQTADNLGNPGRDDIFGFGRVDPHQAAFSTTVPTAVPGLP